From one Pandoraea faecigallinarum genomic stretch:
- the stbB gene encoding StbB family protein — MKVAVLNFSGNPGKTTLVDHLLAPRMNAPRFEIETLNASSADTGALRLKGRDYGGLQEGLMTLDSAIVDVGASNVEEFIKQMGQFERSHDEFDYFVVPAVSEKKQQTDTVNTIETLAGLGVSAQKIRVVFNKVELEDASDVPRLFRTIFGLHDGTQSFTLRADAVVFKNEIFERLRGLNKSVADVIADDTDYRAMLREAGDEATRSRAVSMISAQRLAKSAHKNLENVYRALFR; from the coding sequence ATGAAAGTCGCGGTCCTGAATTTCAGTGGGAATCCGGGCAAGACCACGCTGGTCGATCATCTGCTCGCGCCGCGCATGAACGCGCCCAGGTTCGAGATCGAGACCCTCAATGCGAGCTCGGCCGACACCGGCGCGCTGCGCCTGAAGGGCCGCGACTACGGCGGGCTGCAAGAGGGCCTGATGACGCTCGACTCGGCCATCGTCGACGTGGGCGCTTCCAACGTCGAGGAATTCATCAAACAGATGGGCCAGTTCGAAAGGTCGCACGACGAGTTCGACTACTTCGTGGTGCCTGCGGTGAGCGAGAAAAAGCAACAAACCGACACCGTGAACACGATTGAGACACTGGCTGGCCTCGGTGTGTCGGCACAGAAAATCCGCGTGGTGTTCAACAAGGTCGAACTCGAAGACGCGAGCGACGTGCCGCGTCTGTTTCGGACGATCTTCGGCTTGCACGATGGTACCCAAAGCTTCACGCTGCGAGCAGACGCCGTGGTGTTCAAAAACGAGATTTTCGAGCGGCTGCGGGGGCTGAACAAGTCCGTCGCCGACGTTATTGCGGACGACACGGACTATCGGGCCATGCTGCGCGAAGCGGGCGATGAGGCGACCCGCTCGCGCGCAGTAAGCATGATCAGCGCCCAGCGCCTGGCCAAATCTGCCCACAAGAACCTCGAGAACGTCTACCGGGCGTTGTTCAGGTAA